One window of the Babesia microti strain RI chromosome IV, complete genome genome contains the following:
- a CDS encoding Inositol polyphosphate kinase (overlaps_old_locusTagID:BBM_III09645), with protein sequence MAKRDDYPKCRRLKNHQLSSSILSYLHSRTSRATTPSSPTDSTTSTVSTVTTVPLLSDEQESIYYLLKSFAWNLWVGPLPIHSLPIAGGHENQWLLPKGVSELGQVAKLTCLNEAYFYYWIYRNCGKVLPLHNTLLECTGKVLRSLKGKNINNMLTKSVYSRQIKNSKYRTVHYDVVKSLKSENKEVITTKNHKIVCTNAAEGLNDITLHLSKENHLHIGILNLHNLIPNASHIVTMFKYLPPCYNLCIEDGMAAITLENVTHGMGKPVVMDLKMGTRLFSGDCTDESVIRSKEEKAMQRSTKTHGFHISGMYVWDKLKRLASFLPVNLAHATKDDLLLLIAFEKFFYLPLEAASRQKLLSKFVSLLTELRKLFQNQLGLVFYGSSLLFIYDSASSCPWITAKVYMIDFAHVAVSDVIDEGYLKGLDNLIRLFYILSHTEATQY encoded by the coding sequence ATGGCTAAGCGCGACGATTATCCAAAATGTCGAAGACTGAAAAATCACCAATTATCGTCGAGTATACTGTCATATTTACATAGCAGAACCAGCAGAGCAACTACTCCCTCATCTCCCACAGATTCCACTACATCGACTGTTTCCACTGTTACTACCGTACCACTACTTTCAGATGAGCAGGAATCAATATACTATCTTCTTAAATCATTTGCCTGGAACCTGTGGGTGGGCCCTTTACCAATCCATTCACTGCCTATTGCTGGAGGACATGAGAATCAATGGTTGTTACCCAAGGGAGTATCGGAATTGGGCCAAGTGGCAAAACTTACCTGCTTAAATGAGGcttatttttattactGGATTTATAGAAATTGTGGAAAGGTTTTGCCATTGCACAACACGCTTTTGGAATGCACTGGAAAGGTTTTAAGGTCTTTGAAGggcaaaaatatcaataacaTGCTAACCAAAAGCGTATATTCTAGAcaaatcaaaaattcaaaGTATAGAACTGTCCACTATGATGTTGTAAAATCTCTAAAATCTGAAAATAAAGAAGTAATTACCACAAAAAACCACAAGATAGTTTGTACTAATGCAGCCGAAGgtttaaatgatataacaTTGCATTTATCAAAAGAAAACCATTTACACATTGGCATACTAAACTTGCACAATTTAATTCCAAATGCTTCTCATATTGTTACAATGTTTAAGTATTTACCGCCCTGTTACAACCTCTGCATTGAGGATGGAATGGCGGCTATTACACTCGAAAATGTAACGCATGGGATGGGGAAACCAGTTGTTATGGATTTAAAGATGGGGACTCGCCTTTTCAGCGGAGATTGCACAGATGAATCGGTTATACGTAGCAAAGAAGAAAAGGCGATGCAACGATCAACAAAGACTCATGGATTTCACATTTCTGGGATGTATGTATGGGACAAATTGAAGCGTTTGGCGTCCTTTTTACCAGTTAACCTTGCACATGCGACTAAAGATGATTTGTTGCTATTGATTGCCTTTGAAAAGTTTTTTTACCTACCTCTGGAGGCCGCTAGCCGccaaaaattgttatcaaAATTCGTATCATTGTTGACTGAGTTgagaaaattatttcagaATCAGCTAGGACTAGTTTTTTATGGCAGTTCATTGCTATTTATATACGACTCGGCCAGTTCATGCCCCTGGATCACAGCGAAAGTCTACATGATCGACTTTGCCCACGTAGCGGTATCGGATGTAATTGATGAGGGATATTTAAAGGGGCTGGACAATCTGATTAGACTTTTTTACATTCTGTCCCATACGGAAGCTACTcaatattaa
- a CDS encoding translation initiation factor eIF-3 subunit 7 (overlaps_old_locusTagID:BBM_III09650) produces the protein MVLPKLVINTGSECWGPDENDYQTMETCLAGMQQYPFEISLKPERHIKVCDFTFGTYQRNLRDGGKYNKNSFTGLEDELQFHTVDTRSLIKPKTNAFYRRRLQLKQTTQAFNQKQLEEEAMMLDKQKRSEQKKQKIQMQVRTARMNSRHRTFNEWSIEPTPLWNVVAEIPFNQLPKQTIDISAIAVEDLFWRGKLRYYDKSMDQITVKSQLQLSHHAHNYDHYWASTHDDECIGEILMQIYEESEKDENGQYNQIVMAATDQILAVLMTAARSKYSWHLNITKIDNQIIIDKANGSIIDLLTADETAPEPPMQDAENKLNRPPALGYEAVKVNQNLRQQVLLDEVANEYEQAPFVEPGDKPASIAYRYRKFTIPPRKGGTDSECLPIVLITRAEVNAKLKGTDANSGYTYVCTLNELVTKKAKPWATQIEAQKGALLANEIRNNTTKLQRFAAQASIAGCDNLRLGYITRRSPNDAENHTILGIQSFTTENLASQMGLKMDNSWGIIRSLADLLMTKPEGHYVLLKDPMKPIMRLYATPEDEEAKERSEDEVAPE, from the exons ATGGTTTTGCCTAAATTGGTGATAAATACGGGATCAGAATGCTGGGGGCCGGATGAAAATGATTATCAAACCATGGAAACATGTTTAGCTGGGATGCAGCAATATCCCTTTGAGATATCCCTCAAACCTGAAAGGCACATCAAAGTATGTGACTTTACCTTCGGCACGTATCAGCGCAATTTAAGAGACGGGggaaaatataataaaaatagttttaCTGGACTGGAAGATGAGCTCCAGTTCCACACTGTAGACACTAGGAGTTTGATCAAACCCAAAACCAATGCCTTCTATAGGCGTAGATTGCAACTCAAACAAACCACGCAAGCGTTTAATCAAAAGCAATTGGAGGAAGAGGCTATGATGTTGGACAAGCAAAAGAG ATCTGAGCAAAAGAAGCAAAAGATCCAAATGCAAGTGCGTACAGCCCGCATGAATTCCCGCCACCGAACCTTCAATGAATGGTCAATCGAACCAACTCCCTTGTGGAACGTGGTGGCTGAAATTccatttaatcaattacCAAAACAGACAATTGATATTTCAGCTATTGCTGTTGAGGATCTATTTTGGCGCGGCAAACTGAGATATTACGACAAGTCCATGGACCAAATCACTGTAAAATCACAATTACAGCTCAGCCACCATGCCCATAACTATGATCATTACTGGGCTTCAACTCATGATGACGAATGTATTGGGGAGATTTTGATGCAAATTTATGAAGAATCAGAGAAAGATGAGAATGGGCAATacaatcaaattgtaatGGCTGCCACCGATCAAATACTTGCAGTTTTGATGACTGCCGCTAGGTCAAAGTATTCATGGCACCTGAATATCACGAAAATTGACAACCAGATAATCATAGACAAAGCAAATGGGTCAATAATAGATTTGCTAACTGCCGATGAAACGGCCCCGGAACCTCCTATGCAGGATGCAGAGAACAAATTAAACAGGCCACCAGCCTTAGGTTACGAAGCGGTAAAGgttaatcaaaatttgagacAACAGGTTTTGCTTGATGAAGTGGCCAATGAGTATGAGCAGGCGCCGTTTGTCGAACCCGGTGATAAGCCTGCGTCAATTGCCTACCGCTATCGCAAATTTACCATTCCGCCCAGGAAAGGAGGTACTGATTCTGAATGTTTACCCATAGTTCTCATCACAAGAGCTGAAGTTAATGCTAAACTCAAGGGTACCGATGCCAATAGTGGATATACCTATGTATGCACCCTTAACGAATTGGTGACTAAGAAGGCAAAGCCTTGGGCTACTCAAATCGAGGCACAAAAGGGGGCATTGTTGGCTAATGAAATACGTAATAACACGACAAAGCTGCAAAGATTTGCTGCCCAAGCATCAATTGCCGGTTGTGACAACTTGCGCCTTGGTTATATAACGAGGAGATCACCTAACGATGCGGAGAATCATACGATATTGGGCATCCAATCCTTCACCACCGAAAATTTAGCCTCTCAAATGGGCCTGAAAATGGATAATTCCTGGGGCATAATTAGATCTTTGGCTGATTTATTGATGACTAAACCAGAGGGCCACTACGTGCTGCTCAAGGATCCCATGAAGCCCATAATGCGATTATATGCCACTCCAGAGGATGAGGAGGCCAAAGAGAGGAGCGAAGATGAGGTTGCTCCCGAGTAA
- a CDS encoding hypothetical protein (overlaps_old_locusTagID:BBM_III09660): MIDATDSQSIVMINRIASKLAPYTAIAVLLGWIVGRFKAKQSPYGLDYDQILYHLTARQTYFHIRHTADTDSETRLHKHIEYKKALKGFTLTAISASLTRTSTDPTVNNYKGKWLGLRR; this comes from the coding sequence ATGATAGACGCCACAGACAGCCAATCTATTGTTATGATAAACAGAATTGCTAGTAAACTGGCCCCCTACACCGCTATCGCAGTACTTCTGGGATGGATTGTAGGCAGATTTAAAGCTAAACAATCTCCATACGGACTAGACTACGATCAAATCTTATACCACCTTACCGCTCGACAAACTTACTTCCATATAAGGCATACCGCCGACACAGACAGTGAAACCAGATTACATAAGCACATCGAGTATAAAAAGGCATTGAAGGGGTTTACACTTACGGCAATAAGCGCTAGCCTGACAAGAACCTCTACCGATCCTACCGTAAACAATTATAAGGGCAAATGGTTAGGATTAAGGCGGTAA
- a CDS encoding mediator of replication checkpoint protein 1 (overlaps_old_locusTagID:BBM_III09655): MTHLIQLFSFIFVFFVYFTTELLKNTLPKHAVALKCGYNMLYRNFTTNQLTNSLFIAQPTCIKLYRPRYIQQHLKSTSCDTGTDHISEVNNYNSSTYSPHTLLRKSHLYTPDEIGCYLTLCAAINGDLSALDLLQRISIRASAATAFKTGLFKQELSKLLNSNGGPTKTSNATPLLLSNVKNDQNGTCTITAWQKETLNKILKSIGHGNKEGNLEQENYAIKPIDIDKIEVSPKAREIASPNDPKYGIHYFWIPYLKFTKLIGSGYSDYIQHIVKSHILTDTLELEQSPEFEILFSPANNDLNIESLGLICLEQLIPLDITSNWYNTITDFLGIKNYRKFKLRVVANYAIPIIIPLAKTLQFVALDRLWHNIKHSTPQTRHSIEELYMFYKDGYNSITPTDGSFSPIHASDDAISLWWNKPELCIKYLLQAPMSDNCGSCKPSLIELCLEKLGFPSPELAISLTNYFNTVISNTKFYSYSNVLDNNEFEPAIGHLHLNSLQSQLPNEDSFPDATYEILKNSYKNQLFVNHEDGKAIRSVINSMYRCGITARKVPVDGLRILTLDGGGIRAIVPLLILKMLLKEMGGPPLYEIFDLFGATSSGSLILSLLLFHKFTIDDTIALFHTMFTKIFSRNKWTIMPDVLRYLTSRAKFDHQILETFGKMIFSNLKMHEFNADPRTPHVFFTSTQTLPWPPRPVIFRSYPLRSSHGLSSGSNLEELRFFDIWEVLRSSTAAPTYFEQFTKQGKCYSDGAILTNNPTLEAINEAKMLYPNIPIKCAVSIGTGIFMNFEDGRPLEASKARSGAGGLVELLTYASTNVEHVHRYSKMILGVDRYFRLDPLIPEISLDETNIAAIEELVKSIEAYLGDHGTKSTISRIAKLLL; this comes from the exons ATGACCCATTTGATccaattattttcatttattttcgttttttttgtatattttactaCAGAACTACTGAAAAATACACTTCCAAAACATGCCGTGGCGCTGAAGTGTGGCTACAACATGCTGTATCGCAATTTCACAACCAACCAGCTTACTAATTCACTTTTTATCGCACAACCCACATGCATAAAACTTTACCGGCCCAGATACATCCAACAGCATCTTAAAAGCACTTCATGCGATACCGGCACCGATCATATAAGTgaagtaaataattacaattcaTCTACCTATTCCCCGCATACATTGCTCAGGAAGAGCCACCTCTACACTCCAGACGAGATTG GCTGCTATCTAACTCTATGCGCTGCCATAAATGGCGATTTATCTGCATTAGATTTGTTACAGAGGATCAGTATTAGAGCGTCAGCCGCCACTGCCTTTAAGACTGGATTATTTAAACAGGAATTATCAAAGCTACTAAACTCAAATGGAGGCCCAACCAAAACAAGTAATGCAACACCGCTCTTACTTTCAAATGTCAAAAATGATCAAAACGGCACATGTACCATAACCGCATGGCAGAAGGAAACTctcaataaaatattaaaatctATTGGCCATGGCAATAAAGAGGGTAATTTAGAACAAGaaaattatgcaattaaaccaattgatattgataaaatcgAAGTGTCTCCTAAAGCACGCGAAATTGCATCACCTAATGATCCAAAGTATGGAATTCACTATTTCTGGATTCCATATTTAAAGTTTACCAAGCTGATAGGATCTGGATACTCAGATTACATCCAGCATATTGTTAAATCTCACATACTAACAGATACACTTGAGCTCGAGCAATCGCCAGAGTTTGAGATACTTTTTAGCCCTGCcaataatgatttaaacATAGAATCACTTGGATTGATATGCCTCGAACAGTTAATACCATTGGACATCACTTCTAACTGGTACAACACTATAACAGATTTCTTGggcattaaaaattataggAAGTTCAAATTGCGCGTTGTTGCAAACTATGCAATACCTATCATTATACCATTGGCCAAAACGCTCCAATTTGTCGCTTTAGACCGCCTTTGGCACAATATAAAACACTCAACTCCCCAAACCAGACATTCTATAGAAGAGTTATACATGTTTTACAAGGATGGTTATAATTCTATAACGCCGACTGATGGTTCTTTCTCGCCTATTCATGCTAGTGATGATGCCATTTCGTTGTGGTGGAATAAACCTGAACTATGCATCAAATACCTATTACAGGCACCAATGAGTGATAACTGCGGAAGCTGTAAACCTTCTCTTATCGAGTTGTGCCTAGAAAAGTTGGGTTTTCCGTCCCCTGAGCTGGCAATAAGCTTGACCAATTACTTCAACACTGTGATTAGCAATACCAAATTCTACAGTTACAGCAATGTGTTGGATAACAACGAATTTGAACCAGCAATAGGGCATTTACACCTCAATTCATTACAGTCCCAATTGCCCAATGAAGACTCCTTTCCCGATGCCACGTATGAGATACTAAAAAATAGCTACAAGAACCAATTGTTTGTCAATCATGAAGATGGGAAGGCCATAAGATCTGTGATTAATTCAATGTACAGGTGTGGCATAACCGCTCGTAAAGTACCTGTGGATGGTTTGCGTATTTTGACATTGGATGGCGGAGGGATAAGAGCTATAGTGCCATTGTTGATATTGAAGATGTTGTTGAAGGAAATGGGAGGGCCGCCCCTCTACGAAATATTTGACTTATTTGGTGCCACAAGTTCGGGTTCTCTAATCCTTTCGTTACTGCTGttccacaaatttacaattgatgataCAATAGCTCTGTTCCATACAATGTTTACCAAGATTTTTTCAAGGAACAAATGGACAATTATGCCTGACGTGTTGCGCTATTTGACTTCTCGAGCCAAATTTGACCATCAGATTCTAGAGACATTCGGCAAAATGATCTTCAGCAACTTGAAAATGCATGAATTCAATGCGGACCCAAGGACGCCTCATGTGTTTTTCACTTCTACACAAACATTGCCATGGCCTCCACGCCCGGTAATCTTCAGGTCCTATCCATTGAGATCTAGCCATGGCCTGAGTTCTGGCAGTAACTTAGAGGAACTGAggttttttgatatttggGAGGTTTTACGATCGTCAACTGCGGCCCCCACATACTTTGAGCAGTTTACCAAACAAGGTAAATGCTACTCTGATGGAGCGATACTAACAAACAACCCAACTCTAGAAGCTATAAATGAGGCAAAAATGCTGTATCCAAATATACCGATAAAGTGCGCAGTATCAATTGGGACTGGgatatttatgaattttgaAGATGGTAGACCATTAGAAGCCTCAAAGGCTAGGTCGGGAGCGGGAGGTTTAGTTGAGCTGTTAACATATGCCTCAACTAATGTGGAACACGTGCATAGATATTCGAAAATGATCTTGGGGGTAGATAGATATTTTAGGCTAGACCCGCTCATACCTGAAATTTCACTCGACGAGACAAATATCGCTGCCATTGAGGAATTAGTCAAGTCTATTGAGGCGTATTTGGGCGACCATGGTACCAAAAGTACCATAAGTCGGATAGCCAAGCTATTGTTATGA
- a CDS encoding POP1, ribonuclease P/MRP protein subunit POP1 (overlaps_old_locusTagID:BBM_III09640) has translation MKYPDVPLITSSSASSVDQVEVINVARLIEARKQDIFEFLNTLAEGRKHNRSFQKLPYHQRRRAMSRNPFRVPKRFRLPIVIDLLAGRNHKRRLGRVKWRKDLRVRRFGENKWLTTHIFHAKRFKMVNIWGYRLAETPTLKCQRKIYRSLNASNGCLLYDKSYFTIYGNSSSVNKGFASLKPLIKRKTVLFYDQNGILVSPIHIMHSANDCDLAVSIHPAAKTQFLNCISANQKNSDKKDTNNIYNSSLHKLFDYVVTAEIRDISHFELLGPQSLNIMCKTLKLTEFNENDYFTSEGCSVPKNSCNGTIFHLKIGLPDCAFKKFDSVEAEQLIAKSIKYTHILTKTKKNKINRAILEREKLKLQNLSSHDPYITSQKDAYLENESKAENIITFEAIVITRHLISSFRPYKRVSGFDLLVPSQISRYVWNRLYKNGGLPIGLEERRKIYLELGQPIFPEDFPETMAGHQYHNARDQERRNQFLKMNTRYRPNYIKLNIVEPLSTINLMSLLSNKCDNFTTSKFMHAIITSIKRCVPKEMCRIYLVPHEGNMGYNEVGFVISGYNTFTKGKGFAKCLILRSTTTENCKFVAKNINSRHYFPIEIQVIQFNHFID, from the exons ATGAAATACCCAGATGTACCGCTAATAACATCCTCATCTGCCTCCTCAGTAGACCAGGTGGAGGTCATAAATGTAGCACGGTTAATAGAAGCCAGGAAACAAGATATATTTGAGTTCCTAAATACACTTGCTGAGGGTAGGAAACACAACAGGTCGTTTCAGAAATTACCGTATCATCAAAGGAGACGTGCAATGTCACGCAATCCATTTCGAGTACCCAAGAGATTTCGTTTACCAATTGTAATTGACTTATTGGCAGGAAGAAATCATAAGAGGCGTCTTGGTAGGGTTAAATGGAGGAAAGATTTGAGAGTTAGGCGGTTTGGGGAGAATAAATGGTTAACAACCCATATCTTTCACGCAAAGAGATTCAAAATGGTCAATATTTGGGGATACAGATTAGCTGAAACCCCTACACTCAAGTGTCAAAGGAAAATTTATCGGTCGCTTAATGCATCAAACGGCTGTTTGCTTTATGATAAATCCTATTTCACCATTTACGGCAACAGCAGTTCTGTCAATAAGGGTTTTGCCTCGTTAAAGCCACTAATAAAACGTAAAACTGTACTATTTTATGATCAAAATGGAATTCTTGTTTCTCCAATTCACATAATGCACTCTGCCAATGATTGTGACTTGGCCGTGTCGATCCACCCAGCTGCCaaaacacaatttttaaattgcaTCAGCGCcaatcaaaaaaattccGATAAAAAGGACACAaataacatatacaattcatCATTACACAAGTTGTTTGATTATGTTGTTACCGCAGAAATAAGGGATATATCACATTTTGAGCTCTTAGGCCCCCAATCTCTTAATATAATGTGCAAAACACTTAAATTGACAGAGtttaatgaaaatgattattttacGAGTGAAGGCTGTAGTGTTCCGAAGAATTCGTGCAATGGCACGATATTTCACCTTAAAATTGGTTTACCAGACTGCGCATTCAAGAAATTTGATTCCGTTGAGGCAGAACAACTCATTGCCAAATCCATAAAATATACTCACATTTTGACTAAAACTAAAAAAAATAAGATAAACCGTGCCATTTTGGAGAGGGAAAAATTGAAACTACAGAATCTAAGCTCACATGATCCATATATAACAAGCCAAAAAGATGCGTATCTAGAAAATGAATCAAAAGcagaaaatattattacatttgaaGCAATTGTAATCACACGTCATTTAATATCAAGTTTTAGACCATATAAACGTGTTTCTGGATTTGATTTACTTGTCCCATCCCAAATTTCTAG ATACGTGTGGAACAGGctatataaaaatggagGGTTGCCAATTGGCCTAGAGGAGAGACGAAAGATCTATTTGGAACTGGGCCAGCCTATTTTTCCAGAAGATTTCCCGGAAACCATGGCAGGGCACCAGTACCACAATGCTAGAGACCAGGAAAGGAGAAATCAATTTCTAAAGATGAACACTAGGTATAGgccaaattatataaaattaaacatagTAGAACCTCTTTCTACTATAAATCTGATGTCCTTACTCTCTAACAAATGCGACAACTTTACTACATCAAAGTTCATGCATGCTATAATAACAAGTATCAAACGATGCGTGCCTAAGGAGATGTGTAGGATTTACCTAGTGCCACATGAAGGAAATATGGGTTATAATGAAGTGGGATTTGTTATATCTGGTTATAATACCTTCACCAAGGGGAAGGGATTTGCCAAGTGTCTAATTTTACGTAGTACAACTACAGAGAATTGTAAATTCGTggcaaaaaatataaactCGAGACATTACTTCCCTATTGAAATACAGGTGATACAGTTCAACCATTTTATAGACTAA